The Eleutherodactylus coqui strain aEleCoq1 chromosome 13, aEleCoq1.hap1, whole genome shotgun sequence genome includes a window with the following:
- the SP6 gene encoding transcription factor Sp6, which translates to MLTAVCSSLGNQPSEAPGSPATSELSLKSYTIPSDSDPGLSLQQESPQDPPYTPPERYTSLSSVRIPCQSFASRESVENTSYTKFLHPSLEMSHPYESWMRPPAPGGPGDETGVPSWWDLHAGTSWMDMQPGTGSFTTASPHQAPLGGYGSELCIPPAHMLPPTPHLMGTLEATMESHAAEQSSDGSPRPKGARRAMPRSAAQTACRCPNCQEAERVGTSGDVTKRKTMHNCHIPGCGKAYAKTSHLKAHLRWHSGDRPFVCNWLFCGKRFTRSDELQRHLQTHTGAKKYPCPSCSRVFMRSDHLTKHMKTHDGESRGSTETSSKAKREPEESTSSHTN; encoded by the coding sequence ATGCTGACTGCTGTATGTAGCTCTTTGGGAAACCAACCATCGGAGGCTCCTGGATCACCAGCCACTTCTGAGCTCTCCCTCAAGTCATATACCATCCCCTCAGACTCTGATCCAGGACTATCTCTTCAGCAAGAGTCACCTCAAGATCCACCCTATACTCCTCCTGAGAGATACACCTCTCTTTCCTCCGTACGAATTCCCTGCCAATCATTTGCAAGCCGGGAATCGGTTGAGAACACTTCATACACCAAATTTCTGCACCCATCCCTTGAGATGTCTCATCCGTACGAATCTTGGATGAGACCTCCAGCTCCGGGGGGTCCTGGTGATGAGACTGGTGTTCCTTCATGGTGGGATCTCCATGCTGGCACCAGTTGGATGGATATGCAGCCTGGAACTGGAAGCTTTACTACAGCCTCACCCCACCAGGCCCCTTTGGGTGGCTATGGCTCTGAGCTGTGTATTCCCCCTGCACACATGTTGCCACCCACACCTCATCTCATGGGAACATTGGAGGCCACAATGGAATCTCACGCCGCAGAACAAAGCTCAGACGGTTCCCCTCGTCCCAAAGGTGCCAGGCGAGCAATGCCACGTAGTGCTGCCCAAACTGCTTGTCGTTGCCCCAACTGCCAGGAAGCAGAACGGGTTGGTACCAGTGGAGATGTGACAAAGAGAAAAACCATGCACAACTGCCACATTCCCGGCTGTGGAAAAGCATATGCCAAAACCTCCCATCTAAAGGCTCACTTGCGCTGGCACAGTGGTGATCGCCCTTTTGTCTGTAATTGGCTGTTCTGTGGCAAGAGATTCACCAGGAGTGATGAGCTGCAAAGGCACCTACAAACCCATACGGGGGCAAAAAAATACCCTTGCCCTTCCTGTAGCCGTGTGTTCATGAGGAGCGATCATCTGACCAAACACATGAAGACCCATGATGGAGAGTCCCGGGGGTCCACAGAGACTTCTAGTAAGGCTAAGAGGGAGCCAGAAGAGAGTACTAGTAGTCATACAAACTGA